In Serinicoccus marinus DSM 15273, the genomic stretch GAGGACAGGCCCTGGGCGACGGTGTCATGAATTTCACGAGCGAGCCGGGCGCGCTCCGCCAGTGCGCCCTGTTCGCGTTCGGTCTGGGCGAGTTGCTGCCGAGTGCGGATCAGCTCGGCAACGAGCCGTTCGCGCTCTTCGGCTTCACCCCGAAGCGCACGGTAGGCGAGCCCGATCAGTAGGGCGACGCCGGCGCCCACCAGTGGGCCGATCACCCCGCCGACGCTGAACCCGAGATGGAGGCCGAGGGCGAGGATCGCGAACGCGGTCGTGACCACGATCGCCGCGACCCCTCCACGTCCGGGCAGGACGTGGAGGTAGAGGAAGAACAGCGGGAAGACGAGGTACGCCCCATCGGGGCTCAGCCACATCAGCACCGCCCACAACAGCGTGAGCGCGGCGATCCAGCCGACGGCGTCACCGCGCCGGGAGACTCCTGACTCGCCTTGTGTCCGCGCCGCCCATGCACCGGCGAGATACACCGCGACGAACGCGATCCCCATGACCAGTGTCCATGTCGCAGCCGGCGAGGAGACGACGTATGCGCGCACAACCGTGAAGCCCGCGAGCCCGATCAGGAGGGTGTGCAGGCCGAACCGGAGACCGGTGAACACCGGGGCGAGGGTCGAATGCGACATGACGCTCCAAGCCTATGCGAGCGGTGTTGCCCGGCCATCAACCGAAAGTTTGACCGTGAATCCCGTGGTTTGGGCGATGTCCGGCCCTGCCTGCGCGAAGGAGGGTTGAAGGGTAGCTCGGGCAGAGTGCGCGAGCGGAAAGGCATCATCGTGTTCGTCGCGTGGAGAGAGTTGCGGTTCGCCCGCGGCCGGTTTCTCCTCATCGGGGCCGTCGTCGCCCTGATCACCCTGCTCGTCGGCTTCCTCTCCGGCCTCACCGGGGGTCTGGCCGCACAGAACATCTCCTCAGTGCTGCAGTTGCCCGGGGACCGGCTCGTGCTGCAGCAGCCCGAGAACGGCGACCCTAGCTACGCAACCTCCTCCCTCGACGAGAAAAAAGTCACGGCATGGGAACAGGCGGACGGGGTCGAGTCGGTGACACCCATCGGGATCGTCCAATCGCGGGCCTCGGCCAGCGGCACCGACGACCCGACCGGGGTTGCGCTCTACGGGCTGCCGCAGCATGCCCCCGGTACCCAGTCGAACCCCCTGTTCGACCTCGCCCCGGTTCACGACGACCAGGTCGGTGTCTCCTCCGGGGCCGCCGATGGTCTCGGCGTCGAGACTGGTGACACGATCTCGATCACCGGCACTGATTTCACCGTCAGCGTCGTCGGCGATGATCTTTGGTACAGCCACACCCCGGTCATCGCCTTGACCCCGGAGGCGTGGAGCGAGGCAAGTAAGCGCGTCGGCGGCACAGGCGAAGCGACGGTGCTCGCCGTCACCGGAAACGCAGAATGGGAGACCATAGGTGCAGCAACCGGCACGGTCGCCGAAACACCGCTGGCGAGCTTGACCGCCCTGGAAGCGTTCCGATCCGAGATCGGGTCGCTCGGGCTGATGATCGCGATGCTGTTCGGGATCTCCGCCCTCGTCGTAGGCGCGTTCTTCACGGTCTGGACGATGCAGCGTGCCAGCGACATGGCCGTGCTCAAAGCCCTCGGTGCGACCACCGGGTCGCTCGTGCGCGACTCACTCGGCCAGGCGTCCATCGTTCTGGTCGCCGGGATCGGTGTCGGCCTCGCCGCCGTGATCGGGCTCGGCACCCTCGCGGGGCAGGCGCTCCCGTTCATCATCAGCCCGATCACCACTCTCGCCCCAGCCGTCGTGATGGCGGTCCTCGGCCTCGCAGGAGCCGCGTTCGCGCTGCGCTCCGTCACCAAAGCCGACCCCCTCACCGCCCTTGGGAGCAACCGATGATCCAACTACAGAACGTCACCCTCACCTTCCCCGACGGGGAGAACCGCATCACCGCCGTTGACAACGTCACCCTCCGCGGGACCAACGGCACCGTCACCGGCATCACCGGCCCCTCCGGGTCGGGCAAGTCCAGCATCCTCGCCGTCGCCGCGACCCTTCTTCGCCCCGACTCTGGCGGAGTTCTCATCGGCAATAGCAGCGACATGACCGACGCCGCCCAGCTCTCGAAGCACGAGGCCACGCAACTGCGCCGTGAGCGCATCGGCATCGTGTTCCAGCAGTCCAACCTGCTGCCCGCGCTCACGGCGCGCGAGCAGTTGCAGGTCATGGCCAGGCTCGGGCGGCACCAGCCGGAACAGGCGAGCGAAGATCGACGCCCGTGCAGACGAACTCCTCGACGCCGTCGGCCTCACCGAGCACGCAGGCAAGCGCACGCACCAGCTCTCCGGCGGGGAACGGCAACGGGTCGCGATCGCCCGCGGCCTCGTCCACGAACCCGAAGTCCTCCTCGTTGATGAGCCGACCAGCGCCCTGGATCAAGAACGCGGAGCAAAGATCATGGAACTCATCTCCCGCCTCACCCGCGAACGCGACACCGCCACCCTGCTCGTCACCCACGACCTCGGGCACCGCGACACCCTGGATGATCTCGCCACGGTCGTCGACGGGCGTATCACTACCCCCATCGCTGGGCGCGCGCCTACACGCTGAACTGGACCGCTGAGCAGTGAGAAAATAGGAATATCGGGAAGTTGGGGACCACTGCACGGGCCGGTGACACCCGCATGTCGACCTGTAAGCTAATGAAAAGATGTGCGGTGTCGCCACTGCAGGCTCGAGCCCCTGCCCTCGCCCCGTCGCGCGTGCAGCATACGTGCATCGTTAACTAAAATGGGGCAGCACCCTCGCACTGTACTGGGTCACGAAATCGCAGCTCAGAGATGCCCGACTGCCGGGCTCACCTGTTTTTCGAACCGAAGACCGAGGTAGAGACCTCAAAGCCCAAATCGCCTGCGACACAGGCGATCTCAGAGCTGGCGAAGGGGCGCGAACCCTCAACCGCCTCTTGACAAGACTCCCAGCCATAGCGCGCTGACCTGCGCACATCGTCCAAATAGAGGCGTTTCGACGGTGTCGTGCATCATACGTGCATCAGGAGAGGACCGTCTTGGCTCCTCGTGGCCGCTATGCCACCCAGAGGTCGTCCCCCTCGAGCAGGCGGTCGGTACATCAACGTCGTGCCGCTGGTAGCGCCTATCCGTAGTGGTAGCGGCAGGCGGCGATGCGGATCTCGTGCGCGGCGATCTTGTAGATGAGTCGGTGCTCGTCGGTGATCCGCCGTGACCAGTAGTCGGCGACGTCGTGCTTGAGCGCTTCGGGTTTGCCGATCTCCGCATGGCCGTTGCGCTGGATGTCCTTCAGGAGCAGGTTGATGCGTTTGAGGACTTTGTGGTCCTGCGACTGCCACCAGAGGTAGTCCTCCCAGGCGTGCTCGTCCCAGACCAGCAGCACCCCGGTCAGTCCGCCTCGATCAGCTCGTGCGTCTGCCCACCGCCAGCCTCGAGGCGCTCCATGGCGTCGAGCAGCCGTCGGGCGTTGGCGGGTGAGCGCATGAGGTATGCCGTCTCGCGCAACGACTCGTAGTCCGCCAGCGAGACGATGACGACCGGCTCGTGGCCGGCGCGCGTGACGACGACCTCCTCGCGGTCGGTGACTCCGTCGAGAACCTCTGCATAACGGGACAGGCAGCCCGGCGTGCTTCTGGACTCGGTGATGCAGCCGCGGATTGCCTACTTCATGTCCGGAAGCGCAGCTGGTTCTGCTGTCCTGGACGACCTGACCTCGAACGTGCAGTTCTCAATCCGCCCATCCGCGAATGAGCCTGGTGAGAGCATCAGGGCGGCCCGGCGGTGTGCCGCCTCATGCCCAGGAACGCACGCGTCAGCCCCACCCCGAGTGGGATAGGGCCGACGCGGGTGGGGTGTGGGTCAGTGGTTGCGGTGCTGGTCGGGCAGGTCGGTGTCGATCTGCTCCTTGCGGACCTCGTCGCTGACCTGCTGCTCCTCGGTGACGGTGTCGGTGTCGAGACGGACCTCTTCGACGGGAACGGTCTCCTTGTCGACGACGACCTGGTCCTCGGTGAGGGTGACTTCCTGCTCGTCCTCGGCGAGGTCGGCCCCGGACAGGCGGTCCCGGTCCTGCTTGTCGAGAGGCTCGCGTTCGATGCGGACCTCCTCACGCTGGACGGGGACGGTCTTGGTGACGTGCTCGGTGACGACATACTTGCGCAGGCGGGCCTTGCCGGTGGTGACCTTCTCGGTGCCGACGTTCAGCTGCTCCTCGGAGCGGACCATGCTGGCGTCCGAGTCGGTGTCGTAGGTGCCGCGCCCAGTGCCGTCGGCGCCTGCGGCGGTATCCGTCCTGTCGGTCATGCCCGTTCCGGTGTCGGTTCGACTGGTGGTGCCGGTGCGGGTGTCTTCCTGGTCGCGGGTGGCTGGTGCGCCGTTGTTCGCGTTCTTCTGGCCGTCCCGGCCGCCGTAGTAGGAGAACAGCTCGCGCTCTTCCTCCACGGAGATGTGACCGTCTTCCTCGACCCGGGGGGCGTCCTTGACCTGGTCCTTGGTGTACGGCACCCGGACCTCCTGGTCCTGCACGGTGGCACCCTGCAGGGGCACGAAGGACTCCGAGGTGCCGAAGAGCCCGGTCTTGACCGTCACCCATGCGGGCTCACCGGTCGAGTCCTCCAGGTAGACCTGGCCGACCTTGCCGACCTTCTCACCATCCTGGTCGACGACCACGCCGTCGTTGTGCAGGGACTGGATCTGTTCCTCGTTCATCATGCCGGGGACCTCCTGTGATGGTGGCCGGTGCCCTGATGCACCGTCCGTTTACACCATAAACGTAAGCGTCTCGACGATGACCCCGCAACCCAGACGGGCACCGTGCCACCGCTCGGCTCGAGGACGACGTGAACCACCGCATGGCGGTTGGCGGCGGCCTAGGACCCTGCCACCGCGATCCGCTCGCAGGGGGCTGCTCGTGGGCCAGTGACCTCCTGGCGGCCCACGCCTTGCGCACGACCGCCCAGTCGCCGGCCCGGACAGCGAACGACTCGGCCCACGGCATCGCCGGTCCCGTCGTCGGGCCGGCCTGGCAGGCACCGGACATCGACGAACACGAGCACTTCAGCACCAGCGTTCATTGCCACGTCGCAGGCATGCATCACCGAGGACCGGAAGACAGCCCTGGGAGCTCGTCGCAGGTCCCTGCCGGAGACGATGAAGGTCTCCCACCGGTCGGACCGTATCGGCAGCTTGTTGCGGTTCAGCTCTCGATCCGCGACCGCGAGGGTGACATGCACGTCGGGGGGCCACGTGCTCGCGGACAGTCCGTCGACCTGGGCCAACAGCGCCCGATGCTCGCCTCGGACCACCGTCACGACCGCGACCCGCGGACGCGCCGGCCGGACTGATGGGACGAACTCACTGCACGCGACGACCATCAGCCCTCCTACCCTTGCCTGGCACAGCCGAATCAACGAACTGTTTACGCTGTAAACATCGACAGGTTAGACCCCAACCTCGGCGGTGGTAAAGACCCGAGGCATCGAGGTGGGTTCAGGGCGTACAGACGGCCGCCTGACCCGCGGGTGGCCCGATGCGCCCATCGCGGGCACCCCAGCCGGACCGGGGCTAGCGCGAGACGGTGTTCTCGATGCGGTTGAGCAGGCTCTCGAGGCCGGTCTCGAACTCGGCCTCGCTGTGGTCCTGGCTGAGGCGGTCGCGCATCCGCACCACGTGCGGCGCCTGCCCGAGGTCGACATCTTCCCTCGTGTCTTGCTCTGGGATGTCGGCGCTGCCCTCGTTCATCGGTTCGTCCACGGCGGCAACATTCTCGACCTGGGTGGAAACCTCCAAGAGCAGGGACCCGACGAGGAAGCTGGTGAAGGCCTTGTAGGTGTCCACCGCTTGGTCGTCGCTGAAGCCTCGCTCGCACAGGGTGGCCAGGAGGTGCTCGACCATGGCGATGTCGCGCAAGGGCGGTCGCAGCCAGGGCGCCGCTGGGTGCCGCGAGACCACCAGGGGGAACGCCGTGGGGTTGGCCAGGGCCATCTGGCGGATCTCGTGCGCGACGTGCTGCAGGTATTCCTGCCAGCTGGTGGTCTGCGCGGCCTCCACACGCTCGATGAGCCCGTCCAGGAGGCTTTCCACGACCGCCTCCAGCAGATCCTCTCGCCCGGAGACGTACCGGTACAGGGCCATCGCCTCAACCCCGAGGTCGCGGCCCAGGCTGCGCATGGTCATCTGGTCCACACCATGAGCCTCGATACTGGCCAGGCCAGCTTCGACAATGCGCTGACGGCTGAGGCGTGGCGGCCGCGTGGACCGCGCCTCGTCCGGCTCCTCTGGGCTCATCAGCACGCCTCCTGGAAGTCCACCCTGACACACGCCCCGCGTGTCGGCTCGTCGTCCCCGTCGCGGTCAACTCGCGACTGACTCGGGCAGGCGGCCCTTGCGCTTGGCGAACGCCTGCGTGGACTTGTGGTTGATGCTGACCCGCACCAGCTGCACGATCGCCCCCGAGACCAGCGCGAAAGCCATGGCCTCACCCCAGTCCACCTCCGGGTCCTCAGGGTTGCTCGGGGAGTTGCTACCGGTGACGAACTTCCACGTGGTCTCGATGACGTTCTTGGCCATCACCCCACCACCGATCGCCGCCGCCGTCGTCGCCAGACTCCACATCTTGTCGCCCACTAGAACTCACCACTTCCTGGTCTTGGCCCGGACCCCCGAGGCCACGCTTGCACGGCTTCCGATGACGCCGTACGTTTACACTGTATTCGCATGCTGGGCACCACAGCAAGGCGACGCGGCCCCAGTCCGGGGTCCGCGCGACACCCCCTCTGCAGTCAGGAGCAGACGATGAGCAAGATCATGATGGCGACCGCCTTCGGGGCCGGGTACGTCCTGGGCGCCAGGGCGGGCCGGGAGAGGTACGAGCAGCTCAGCGCCAAGGCTCAGGAGCTGTGGGGGCACCCCAAGGTTCAGGAGCAGGCGGACAAGGCCAAGCAGCAGGCCGGGAGGGTGACCGAGCAGGCCAAGGGCCGGCTGAGCAACGCCCAGGACGGCGACCGGGACAGCACGGATGACCCGTGGGAGGTCGACACCGACACCGCCCTTGCGGGTGATGAGCAGGAGGGGCCTCGTGGCTGAGCGATTCACTCCGGACACCGATCATGCGTCCACGGGCGAGCTCATCGCGCGGATGAGCGAGCAGACGAGCACCCTCATCCGGGACGAGATGCGCCTGGCGCAGGCTGAGCTGAGCGCCAAAGCCAAGGACGCGGGCGTGGGCATCGGCATGTTCGGCGCCGGTGGCCTGCTCGCCTTCTTCGGCATCGCCGCCCTGATCACGACGGCCATCCTGGCCCTCGCCCTGGTGCTGCCCCCGTGGGCCGCCGCCGGCATCGTGACACTGCTGCTGTTCGCGGCGGCGGCGGTGGTGTCGCTGGTGGGCAAGAAGCGCGTGCAGGAGGCCACCCCGGCCGCGCCCGAACGTGCCGTGGACA encodes the following:
- a CDS encoding type II toxin-antitoxin system Phd/YefM family antitoxin produces the protein MRGCITESRSTPGCLSRYAEVLDGVTDREEVVVTRAGHEPVVIVSLADYESLRETAYLMRSPANARRLLDAMERLEAGGGQTHELIEAD
- a CDS encoding sensor histidine kinase encodes the protein MSHSTLAPVFTGLRFGLHTLLIGLAGFTVVRAYVVSSPAATWTLVMGIAFVAVYLAGAWAARTQGESGVSRRGDAVGWIAALTLLWAVLMWLSPDGAYLVFPLFFLYLHVLPGRGGVAAIVVTTAFAILALGLHLGFSVGGVIGPLVGAGVALLIGLAYRALRGEAEERERLVAELIRTRQQLAQTEREQGALAERARLAREIHDTVAQGLSSIQMLLRAAERDTPEPGAGYVRLARETAADSLADTRQIIRELTPTRLGDGLAPALHRLGQEQSDRASIPVEVSAEELDLPMGTQIALLRIFQGALSNTIRHANATRITAELTRDNATVSLVVRDDGRGFEVSSAVADSHEADSFGLHAMRERLEQLDGTLTIASAPQQGTTVTARLPLLTGSEAAS
- a CDS encoding ABC transporter permease; translation: MFVAWRELRFARGRFLLIGAVVALITLLVGFLSGLTGGLAAQNISSVLQLPGDRLVLQQPENGDPSYATSSLDEKKVTAWEQADGVESVTPIGIVQSRASASGTDDPTGVALYGLPQHAPGTQSNPLFDLAPVHDDQVGVSSGAADGLGVETGDTISITGTDFTVSVVGDDLWYSHTPVIALTPEAWSEASKRVGGTGEATVLAVTGNAEWETIGAATGTVAETPLASLTALEAFRSEIGSLGLMIAMLFGISALVVGAFFTVWTMQRASDMAVLKALGATTGSLVRDSLGQASIVLVAGIGVGLAAVIGLGTLAGQALPFIISPITTLAPAVVMAVLGLAGAAFALRSVTKADPLTALGSNR
- a CDS encoding DUF2382 domain-containing protein, translated to MMNEEQIQSLHNDGVVVDQDGEKVGKVGQVYLEDSTGEPAWVTVKTGLFGTSESFVPLQGATVQDQEVRVPYTKDQVKDAPRVEEDGHISVEEERELFSYYGGRDGQKNANNGAPATRDQEDTRTGTTSRTDTGTGMTDRTDTAAGADGTGRGTYDTDSDASMVRSEEQLNVGTEKVTTGKARLRKYVVTEHVTKTVPVQREEVRIEREPLDKQDRDRLSGADLAEDEQEVTLTEDQVVVDKETVPVEEVRLDTDTVTEEQQVSDEVRKEQIDTDLPDQHRNH
- a CDS encoding Txe/YoeB family addiction module toxin codes for the protein MLLVWDEHAWEDYLWWQSQDHKVLKRINLLLKDIQRNGHAEIGKPEALKHDVADYWSRRITDEHRLIYKIAAHEIRIAACRYHYG
- a CDS encoding phage holin family protein, whose amino-acid sequence is MSRRGLVAERFTPDTDHASTGELIARMSEQTSTLIRDEMRLAQAELSAKAKDAGVGIGMFGAGGLLAFFGIAALITTAILALALVLPPWAAAGIVTLLLFAAAAVVSLVGKKRVQEATPAAPERAVDNVKQDIEQVKGQPSHERHTA
- a CDS encoding DUF4235 domain-containing protein; protein product: MWSLATTAAAIGGGVMAKNVIETTWKFVTGSNSPSNPEDPEVDWGEAMAFALVSGAIVQLVRVSINHKSTQAFAKRKGRLPESVAS
- a CDS encoding TetR/AcrR family transcriptional regulator: MSPEEPDEARSTRPPRLSRQRIVEAGLASIEAHGVDQMTMRSLGRDLGVEAMALYRYVSGREDLLEAVVESLLDGLIERVEAAQTTSWQEYLQHVAHEIRQMALANPTAFPLVVSRHPAAPWLRPPLRDIAMVEHLLATLCERGFSDDQAVDTYKAFTSFLVGSLLLEVSTQVENVAAVDEPMNEGSADIPEQDTREDVDLGQAPHVVRMRDRLSQDHSEAEFETGLESLLNRIENTVSR